The following are encoded together in the Pseudidiomarina andamanensis genome:
- a CDS encoding Calx-beta domain-containing protein, whose amino-acid sequence MAPKHRFLVSSLLALSLVGCGDGEVFQNGQPPGGDPTGGGDGGGSQTTPVATAQSVSVTELTPNDAVQAEIVVTLSEAPDSTVSLNYATANGTALAAEHYRSTSGALEFVAGQSSKSFSIPIISNNYYGSDKSFSVNFSGASGLELGVTSIEVTIKNNDAIPSLQFSQPQFRTSEQAGEIEVLARLSHASETPISFAVSLAGTATRDSDYTINEQTFTIPAFTTQIEVPLTMLSDNLKEGGETIILGLNNADGASINASRSILTVMISGDAVLADSGFVGYYNAGTYNATTPEAGYENQDADYGRDTGAEGTFHDDGQGNLNFTKLDFNGNALPRTATAFECVRDNLSGTVYAVWGSPTYIEGWNNPANLYRWYNSDPANNAGNAGTYSPNELEPNADETYYTAATCEFPGIEGGEIDYEAGCTSENYLNYLNVLGYCGFSDWRLPTVNEAQSSSLFGQMLSYDVNYFPDVAQFSSDKIMTSSPAADNSGAAWCWDIQNSRRMLCNKNDYISIRAARNPAVSD is encoded by the coding sequence ATGGCGCCAAAGCATCGTTTCTTAGTTTCTTCATTATTGGCATTATCGCTTGTCGGTTGTGGCGATGGAGAGGTTTTCCAAAATGGTCAGCCACCGGGTGGTGACCCTACCGGTGGTGGTGATGGCGGCGGTTCTCAAACAACACCAGTAGCAACCGCGCAGAGTGTCTCAGTCACAGAATTGACTCCGAATGATGCGGTGCAAGCGGAAATTGTTGTCACTTTATCGGAAGCGCCTGACTCAACAGTTTCATTGAATTACGCAACCGCAAACGGAACGGCACTCGCAGCTGAGCATTATCGCTCGACTTCAGGAGCACTCGAATTCGTTGCAGGGCAAAGCTCGAAGTCATTTTCAATACCAATTATTTCGAATAATTATTACGGCAGTGACAAATCGTTTAGCGTCAACTTCTCTGGCGCGTCAGGTCTCGAGTTAGGTGTTACGTCAATTGAAGTAACCATTAAAAACAACGATGCAATTCCTTCGCTACAATTCAGTCAACCGCAATTCAGAACGTCTGAGCAAGCGGGTGAAATTGAAGTACTAGCTCGCTTAAGTCACGCCTCAGAAACACCAATTAGTTTTGCTGTGAGTTTAGCTGGTACCGCAACTCGCGACAGTGATTACACAATCAATGAGCAAACATTCACAATTCCAGCCTTTACAACACAAATTGAAGTTCCGTTAACCATGCTCAGTGATAATCTCAAAGAAGGCGGAGAAACTATTATCTTGGGCTTAAACAATGCTGATGGGGCATCCATCAATGCGTCCAGAAGCATCTTAACCGTCATGATTTCTGGTGACGCTGTATTAGCAGATTCCGGCTTTGTCGGTTACTACAATGCAGGAACTTATAATGCAACTACGCCAGAGGCAGGTTACGAAAATCAAGATGCTGATTATGGTCGGGATACTGGCGCTGAAGGAACCTTCCATGACGACGGCCAAGGTAATTTAAACTTCACCAAACTCGATTTTAACGGCAACGCATTGCCGCGCACAGCAACGGCTTTTGAATGTGTGCGCGATAACTTGTCAGGCACCGTATATGCAGTTTGGGGTAGCCCAACTTATATCGAAGGATGGAATAATCCAGCGAATCTGTACCGTTGGTATAACTCAGATCCAGCTAATAATGCCGGTAACGCTGGAACCTACAGCCCGAATGAACTCGAGCCTAACGCGGATGAGACGTACTACACCGCAGCAACGTGTGAATTTCCAGGTATCGAAGGTGGTGAGATTGACTATGAAGCGGGTTGTACCAGCGAGAATTATCTCAATTACTTAAATGTACTTGGCTATTGTGGTTTCAGTGACTGGCGTCTACCAACTGTGAATGAAGCACAAAGCAGTTCGCTATTCGGTCAAATGTTATCGTATGACGTTAATTATTTCCCAGATGTTGCACAGTTTAGCTCTGACAAAATCATGACGTCATCGCCTGCCGCTGATAACTCTGGTGCGGCATGGTGTTGGGATATTCAAAACTCACGTCGAATGCTGTGCAATAAAAATGATTACATTAGTATTCGTGCCGCACGTAACCCGGCTGTTAGCGACTAA